AGCCATATGGCAAAGCAACGAACATTGAACCGCCCGCTAGGACATTAACCCCGGTCACACGCAGGCGCAATCCAGCGTTCGCTCGGACACTTCCCATATCATAGGGCGTCGTTTAGATACCCCTAAGGCAGTAACACAGTAATCATGTATTGGAAAGTTCGACAGTAAAAAGAACTAGAAGATATCCAAAACAAATCACGAGTGAACGTCGGAGACGGAGGGGTGGGGATCGGGGGGAGTGTCTTAATAATATCTGTAGGGTTCCTTTGCTTCGGTGGTGTCTTTTGTGTCAGGACGTCACGACGGTGGCATTATGGGTAAACTGTGTGCATTTTACCTTAGGGTTATTTGTATACCAAGTCAAAGTGGGCGTGATTGTCTTGCCTGCCGTTTATATAGTTTGATCGACCCCTGACCCCCCTTGTATCACCGTCGCTTTCAAGCTTCAACGTTTCTACACGTCGTGGCGTTGGCCAGCTTGTTGTCCGTAACTATACAGGTATCCCTGTTCCCGAGTACAACACTGCATTCTGGCACCAGAATCAGCAAGTCAGGATTTCATCATGGCGTCCGCAGGCCTGTCGTTTGAGAACCCCGTGTTCGCGGCTTACGCTGCCTACTCCAGTGTGGTCTTGCTGAAGATGTTTTGCGTGACGGGCTACACCACCATCACACGTTTCAGAGTGGGGGTACGGTACCTTTAGTTGCCTTCGATCTTAGCTTTCTTTAGTCAATGTTACAGATGTTTACTGATTGTGTAACTGTGAAGACCTCTGACCCCTACCTGAAGCGGGGGCTCATTCATTCGTGTTTTTGTGAGCTGCTGCAaaattgacaaacgtacaccgACAAGTGATCAGGGATATCTAGTCCCTAGGGTCCTGGCCTAGTACTTACGACATTCATAAGCCGTGATCGGACCTGTCAGGCACGACCTGTAGTGCACATTCCGAGTCGGTTACGAGTTGTGTAGCCAGCGCCTGTTCAACCGTGACTTGTGGTCACGCCCATCGACTTTTAATCAGTAGGCTTCTGATCTTGTGATGAttcattactctccaagcagaggttgagtcgcgtagatatagtagtagtcgggaaaaaaattactactacgctacggccgcgtggcgcgttggtacacccgatccctcgatctcggaagttaagcaacgcgcggtccggacagtgcttggatgggggaccaaccaaggacgtccggattgctgtagcctcacgaagctttcaacgaaatcgtcttccgggagggacgtaaaacgggggtcccgtgctcgaggaggtgcctcgaccacgttaatcagcctcattactcaacacattgggtacctgcctatggcactggctgcaaatacacccgatattattattattactactatatctacgcgactcaacctctgcttggagagtaatgatTCATATGAAATGTCAGAAGGTGCAGTGCCAGTGCCGCATGTTTGGTTTCACGTCAGTGTATCGCGGAGTTTCTGTGTCGCTGTCTTGGTTGAAATTCGAATATTCCAGATAGCAAAGTACTGAGACATCTGACCCTGCAATTCCTTGTTNNNNNNNNNNNNNNNNNNNNNNNNNNNNNNNNNNNNNNNNNNNNNNNNNNNNNNNNNNNNNNNNNNNNNNNNNNNNNNNNNNNNNNNNNNNNNNNNNNNNACCTTTTTAACAAGTTTGAAATTATTCCTGAGGACGCAGGGCAATATACATTGCTGATATTTTTGGTTGTAGAGTGTATAATTCTCGTTATTTGAACACTATTCGTATATTCACTATACGACCACGCAGGTTTTCGCTAACCCAGAGGACGTCAAAGGCAACAAGGGAGCTAAGGTTCGACTTGACAACTCTGACGTGGAGCGCGTGCGCAGGCTTCACCGCAACGACCTGGAGAACATCCCTGCCTTCCTGGCCGTAAGTGTTGCACGCGTTTGGGTGCCAGAATGTCGGGAAATAAGAGAATATCTGTGTGTACAAGGATTGGACTAGTTTGCTAAGACAAAACTTCGTCCTTGTAGTGCGGATGTGGATGTTAATTAACAATCACATTATAACCATCACGAGATATGTTATGTTTTCGATGCCATTCGtttgtctgtctgactgtttgtctgtgtttgtggacagcataattCGAGAACCAATGCatggatcctaatgatatttggcatgtggatAGGGGTCCGGAAAGCGACCAGTTTCCATAATGGGCTTCATAGCGACTTTGAGGAAATGCATGcatgcattccatgataggactgtcaaacttgtgacatgtgtaactgATGTTGTGCCATCGATGTTGTCCCCTCCCTCCCCAGGTGGGTTTGCTGTACGTGATGACCGGCCCGTCCGCCGGGGCGGCCCTGTGGCACTTCCGTGTCTTCACGGCGGCCAGGTGTCTCCACACCGTGGCTTACCTGGCAGGTGTGCAGCCCTGGCGTGTCCTGTGTTTCCTGACGGGACTAGTCCCTACCCTAAGCATGACTGTACAAGTGCTGATGGCAGGAGCTCTGTAATGATTGTAATTGCAAGAGTACAAAAATATGCCAAAGAAAGTCTagtctagtctaaagctagatCTGATGATTATACGTAGATGGATGAGGGTTGCTTCTTCTTCTCGCTAATGAACAGTCACACGCCTTTTAATGatatgttaatctccaagcaggccCTACGGtagcctaagatagtatcaaaagctgccagaggagtgaagccagacTACCAGCTCGAGTGTGTTTGGTATAGCCAcgctcctaagccggcttcactcctctgctggcagcttttgatactatcttaggctaCGGTAGGATCCGCTTCGAGATTATGATAAGTGGGTTTGGTGATTTAAGTAGAAAATACGACATATGCGGATCCTACACACGTAGCCTAGGCCTCACTTCATCTAGGCTAGTTACAAGGTGACATGGGGatgcatatatatatgataCTGTTTTGTGCTGTGACTTTTTGCTTGAACTATTTGATCCGAAGACAAATGAATAATCTTCCTGAGGAATGGTACTTACCGTTGCTCAGGCTTATGGCAGATACGCTAGCATTAAACGCACCATGAAACAACATCTGATATTGGTGTACTTCATGGTCGTTTTCAAAGTTAAAGGGCTACACTAGTGTGGTAACTAGATACGACCGTTTAATGTATGAAAAGTATTTCAAGATGTCATATTCTGCCCATACAAACGTTCTGATCGGAAGGGGGTTATTTGGCGAGCTCAAGTATAGCTACGGCGAGCTGGCCAAGTCTGTATGTAAATCTACTGAGTGCTGCTTAAATCGCTTTGAGAATGGACACGGACTGCTGTATTGATAAGGATTTTAATAAAATGTCTTTTGATTATTTGTCTTCACGCTTGCCAAtgatttttgtttcctttttgcgACTCATCTTGTAGTCATGTCGCCAAGTAAAGGTGCAATGTACTGCAAACTGTTCGCTGGGACGGTGAACCATATTAGTCACACGTACACGTATataagttaatctccaagcagatcctacggtagcataacatagtatcaaaagctggcggaggagtgaagccggcttaggagtgtgtttcgctaccgggacacatggcaaatggacacctcttggctgactacactccttggccagtttggtactatcttattccactgtaggatctgcttggagattacgtatAAGTATAGACTCGCCAAATGGTCCGTCTCAGTTGAAGTATTTGGCCATGTACTGAGATCATGACGGATTTCAGATACCTAAAGTCACCCTGGTGAGGAAACTGGGAAAACAGATAAACCCAGCACCATGTGGTGGAGAATAGTGTCAGATGACCTTAACTGATGACCTACACCTGACGTCATGACCACTGCAGGGCCCCTACTTCCGCAGGTGGTGTCTGTCAGagctcaaaatggcggacagaGTCTTAGAGTTTGCTAACCCCGTGTTTGCGTCCTACGCCGCTTACGCAGGGCTGGCATCCATGAAGATGATGGGCATGATGGTAGTCACAGTTTACTACCGCCGTATGAAGGGGGTAAGTCCATGTTGTTATCCAGATATGAAGTAGCTGCGTTGCTCAGCTTGTCATGTTTACATGGTGTCGGACATAGGGGTAGAACTTGATACGAAATACACATTGGTAAAACCTGAAAAGCAAAGCTCTTTGGTTGAGTTTTGGTGTCTGAGTTGATTAATTAATACCAAAAGAttagtgtgagtgtgtgtcagTTAGattgtgtcagtgtgtgtcagTGACTTGTTACCGCACCGTATTGCAGCTTGGAACATCTTGTTTATGGGAGGataacacacgcacgcacgcacgcaggcacacacacacacacacacacacacacacacacacacacaaccacacacacacacacacacacacacacacacacacacacacaaacgcacacacacacacaaacacacacacacacacacacacacacacacacacacacacacacacacacacacacacacacacacacacacacacacacaaacgctagccAAAACGTAACCTTGCCGAAAGAAGGTCGCTCAGTCTACGTCAACTGTCTGACACAATCGCATTCAGTGTACGTGACGCTGGATTGTAGACAGCTACCTGGCATTGCTGTGGTGCAGGTCACGAAATGAAGTCTGCAGTCACGCTACTTAATTTGGATATCGATCCCATAGGTTCATGCGAATCCAGAGGACACCTTGTTTACCTCATTTGGAGCTAAAGATAAGGCCGTGGTTCGAACCGACCACCCAGACATCGAGAGAGTTCGGCGGCTGCACCTGAACGACCTCGAGAACATCCCACCATTCCTTGTGGTGAGTTGCCAAGAAAGAAATACGGACCGGGACCAGCCACTAATTTTGCCTCAATTTATATATTGTATCAATGTATTTACAATTGAAGAGGGAGGATCATATAGACGACACTGAACAGAAGAGAAAAGCTGTCTGCCATAAGCTTAGGTCGTACCACAACGATCAAGTAAATTAGTTAGACTGAGGGATAGATGAGAAGGGAGAACAGGCATGTGATGACGATGAACTCTGTCGTGTTCGCACTGGCAACGACCCTATTTCGCGAGAAAACGACTTTTGCACAATTCCGTATACCAAATCGAATGTTTATCATCACATTTTCACATATTGAGTTTACAGTGTACATGGTTGATTTTGCTAGTAAGATTACAAGTTGTTTCTACACCGTTCTATGCCCTTAACCCACAGGTAGGCCTCCTATACGTGCTGACCAAACCGTCGTCTGACGTTGCCGTGTGGCACTTCCGCGCCTTCCTGGCCTCCCGCCTGCTCCACACCGCCTGCTACCTGGGCGGGCTGCAGCCCTGGCGATCCATCTTCTTCGTATTCGGCTACGTCACTACCGTCAGCATGGCCGTACAGGTGGTGGCCATAGGGTCTTTGTAAGGGCTTAGAGAAAATGATCGACTGTGTGCGCCCACCATACTCTGAAATTGCACAGCGCGTAGACCGTCCGTTTCGTATTTGTGTTTGTGGTAGACTTAAATTTATTATACTTCACTGGGCGTTACTTTTCACAGCAACATAGTAGCTAATTGTTTAGTTGAATTGAAAATGATTACACAAAAACGTACATaaatattgctttgttattATAATTAGAAAGGACAACGATATTCGCATTTAGCCTCACTTGATTGTATGAAAGTTGGGGATCCAATATTGTACATTACTCAGtcagtagaattttaagatatattttgtataGTCACATTGACTGTTTTGTAGATTACAGTCGACTATGCAAAAGTCACGTTGCTTTTTGCTGCGTCAATAAAGGCTATAAAAAAGACATGATGATCTATGAAACAGCATATCATCAGAAGCACGGATTCTTGTATCCAATCTTACTCAATTGTGTCGTCTGTCAGGTCTGCAGTTATCTAACCGCAGAAACAGCTAAATAGTCGCAAAGTTACATTAGTGTCGTACAAAGACCGTACACAAGTtcgttgccccatatacactgcatattagagtcgtttgtggtcgtttgtggttgtttgtggtcttttgtggtgtttaggcagacccggGATGGGGTTGAGGGATCGGCCATGatttttggaatgtagatagctttggagatgcttacacaattgcataattaatgaggacagtttataaatacattgcatttcatgataggagcGAATAAGAGATAAATATTAGCTAGCTGTGTAGTATATGTCCGATTATCAAAAATTCCTTGAATTGTAAAGACATTTTCCcggatcgtcgtgatttttgatatgtagagaAAATCAGAGATGTCTTCCATAATTATGGCAATAAATGCATATCAGGGGctaattttgcatgattaaagaggacagtttataaactATCATATTTGCATAGTGTTAAGTTAAGAAAGGcaatgatgaaaatttcatccTTGAGACATTTGGCATCTACGTTAAGTTAAGCATTATCAGacacaaatcatgcaaataaggggGTAGTTGTGGCCAAAATTTTCCTAAAATGCCCCGAAGAAATGCCAGCCACTGCTAAATTACTAAggcacacacataaacactcCTAACACAAGCCAGAATACCTTGCCTACAGCAAGGACAACCCGTGTTCGACCGGTTGAACGCAAGTCGTTGTTACGTAAGGCGTATACGAACTTTAAGCAGTCTACCATATCGCTGTTTGTTGATCGTCTCGAAACACCTCTCATCCAAAGGGTACGGTTCACTCCGATTGGGTTAACACTCACTCAACTCTGCATGTTTCCGAAGGGAGTGTGGCGCCCGGCCATACAGTTTTCAAGGCAGTTCTGCTCCTGGTTGCCATCCAGGCTGAGGCAATGGTGAGACCGACAGCCTGCTACAGATCGCTGGTCAGTTGGTCATAATCAGGGTAgggaaaatacattgtacatgtgtgatGTGAAGTTGCTGTTCAAGTAGTCTTGTAGGCCACCCGAGACTGAAAGGAATTTCTTATAGGCCCCATCATGTTTGACATTGAGCTGGTTTTACGCTGTTTGCTTGACCGACACTGTTTGACACCACCGAACACAGTATCCTATTGTCTGTCAAGAAAGTGGTTACAGTCCTACTTGTATGGACGATCCCATTCTGTCAATGGTCATAGATACATCAGATTTCTGTACAGTGAATTATGGAATCCCCCAGGGCTCGATACTATGTGAATGATATGCCTAACCGTGTCCTAACCTACCAGATTGGACTATATGCTGAAGATACTGTCCTATATGTCAGCCATTCTGACCTTGAAAGTATTCAACTGGCATTACAATCTGACGTAGACAGCTTGTCAACAAATGCAAACAActgcaaagcaaacaaacaaacggctTTTGAGCACACATAAATTACACGTGCATATCGATAACGAAATGTTAAATGTAGTTTCATCATATAAGTACTTATTAATCATGATGTTGAATAATTCGTATTTATTTTCGAAATCAGGGGAAAATTGATGAGCGTGAGAGCcctgatgtcatcaataaaatttacttgctgtggccttactgtcCTTATTCTTACATATTTGATAGGCGCAGAATGACCATATTCGACATATATTTCATTGTCCATGTAAAACCTTTCTACCGAAGTTACATTTTGTTACACAGTTGTTTTGATATGTTCCCCACCATATTCACACAAAGGACGCCTTTACACCTTTAGCCGGGGCATTGGAAGTGCA
This genomic stretch from Branchiostoma floridae strain S238N-H82 chromosome 13, Bfl_VNyyK, whole genome shotgun sequence harbors:
- the LOC118429001 gene encoding microsomal glutathione S-transferase 1-like isoform X1 — its product is MADRVLEFANPVFASYAAYAGLASMKMMGMMVVTVYYRRMKGVHANPEDTLFTSFGAKDKAVVRTDHPDIERVRRLHLNDLENIPPFLVVGLLYVLTKPSSDVAVWHFRAFLASRLLHTACYLGGLQPWRSIFFVFGYVTTVSMAVQVVAIGSL
- the LOC118429001 gene encoding microsomal glutathione S-transferase 1-like isoform X2; its protein translation is MADRVLEFANPVFASYAAYAGLASMKMMGMMVVTVYYRRMKGVHANPEDTLFTSFGAKDKAVVRTDHPDIERVRRLHLNDLENIPPFLVVGFLYVLTKPSSDVAVWHFRAFLASRLLHTACYLGGLQPWRAVFFFAGFATTVSMAVQVVAKGSL
- the LOC118429002 gene encoding microsomal glutathione S-transferase 1-like encodes the protein MASAGLSFENPVFAAYAAYSSVVLLKMFCVTGYTTITRFRVGVFANPEDVKGNKGAKVRLDNSDVERVRRLHRNDLENIPAFLAVGLLYVMTGPSAGAALWHFRVFTAARCLHTVAYLAGVQPWRVLCFLTGLVPTLSMTVQVLMAGAL